The following coding sequences lie in one Chloroflexaceae bacterium genomic window:
- a CDS encoding LLM class flavin-dependent oxidoreductase — translation MLPIGICLPAFGTTYAEVRRAALAIEDHGYDSLWLWDHYVSWNDPREPVLECWTTLAALAEATSRIRLGPLVANVANRHPGRLAKVAATLYEIASGRLEVGLGAGGYAAEQEAFGIDQGDRATRTRRLEETLQVLPLLWSGEPVTFEGELVRLREAIVSPGLHPPPRLIVGGRGEALARLAGRYADGLNLQWRFRESFPAVLAALDAALAERGRDRADFDLSLHVDWAVLAADPEGACAAWAALGFTRVIALAPVPIPLDDLARLAPAGRNPPGSPA, via the coding sequence ATGCTCCCCATCGGCATCTGCCTGCCCGCCTTCGGCACGACCTACGCCGAGGTGCGGCGCGCCGCGCTGGCTATTGAAGACCACGGCTATGATTCGCTCTGGCTGTGGGATCACTACGTCTCGTGGAACGATCCCCGCGAGCCGGTGCTGGAGTGCTGGACGACCCTTGCCGCCCTGGCCGAGGCTACCTCGCGCATCCGCCTGGGGCCGCTGGTGGCGAATGTCGCCAATCGCCACCCCGGGCGGCTGGCGAAGGTGGCGGCCACGCTCTACGAGATTGCCAGCGGGCGCCTGGAGGTGGGCCTCGGCGCCGGGGGCTATGCCGCCGAGCAGGAAGCCTTCGGCATCGACCAGGGCGACCGCGCCACACGCACCCGGCGATTGGAGGAGACCTTGCAGGTGCTGCCGCTGCTGTGGAGCGGCGAGCCGGTTACGTTTGAGGGGGAACTTGTACGCCTGCGGGAGGCGATCGTATCGCCGGGGTTGCATCCCCCGCCCCGCCTCATCGTGGGCGGGCGCGGCGAGGCCCTGGCGCGTCTTGCCGGGCGCTACGCCGACGGGTTGAACCTCCAGTGGCGCTTCCGCGAGAGCTTCCCGGCGGTGCTGGCCGCCCTCGACGCCGCCCTGGCCGAGCGGGGCCGCGACCGCGCCGACTTCGACCTCTCGCTGCACGTTGATTGGGCCGTTCTGGCCGCCGACCCCGAGGGCGCCTGCGCTGCCTGGGCCGCCCTCGGCTTCACCCGCGTGATCGCCCTGGCCCCCGTGCCCATCCCCCTTGATGATCTGGCCCGTCTCGCTCCGGCAGGGCGCAACCCTCCCGGAAGTCCCGCATAA
- the hypE gene encoding hydrogenase expression/formation protein HypE, with protein sequence MSLSFEDWTCPLPLRDYPAIVMGHGGGGKLSADLVRHLFLPAFRNAALEQLGDGAVVEVGGARLALSTDAFVVRPLFFPGGNIGDLAVNGTINDLAMCGARPLYLTASFIIEEGMPLDQLGIIAETMGAAARRAGVTLVTGDTKVVDRGHGDGVFVSTTGLGVIPDGVRVGPELARPGDMVLISGEIGLHGVAILSVREGLEFGAAIASDTAPLHDMVAALLDAGCAVHALRDPTRGGVASTLNEIAAASGVGIRLDERALPVPGPVRAACEILGMDPLYIANEGKLVALVAREDAERALAILRAHPLGARAAIIGEVTAEHPGVVVARTGIGGTRVVDMQVGEQLPRIC encoded by the coding sequence ATGAGCCTCTCGTTCGAGGACTGGACCTGCCCCCTCCCCCTGCGGGACTACCCGGCCATCGTGATGGGCCATGGCGGCGGCGGCAAGCTCTCGGCGGACCTGGTGCGCCACCTGTTTCTGCCGGCGTTCCGCAACGCCGCCCTGGAACAACTCGGCGACGGCGCGGTAGTTGAGGTCGGCGGCGCGCGCCTGGCTCTCTCCACCGACGCCTTCGTGGTGCGCCCGCTCTTCTTTCCCGGCGGCAATATCGGCGACCTGGCGGTGAACGGCACGATCAACGACCTGGCCATGTGCGGCGCGCGCCCCCTGTACCTGACGGCCAGCTTCATCATCGAGGAGGGCATGCCCCTCGACCAGCTCGGCATCATCGCCGAGACCATGGGCGCGGCGGCGCGGCGGGCCGGTGTCACCCTGGTAACCGGCGACACCAAAGTGGTAGACCGCGGCCATGGCGATGGGGTATTCGTCAGCACGACCGGGTTAGGGGTAATCCCCGACGGAGTGCGGGTCGGGCCGGAACTGGCCCGACCCGGCGACATGGTGTTGATCAGCGGCGAGATTGGCCTCCACGGTGTGGCCATCCTCAGCGTGCGCGAGGGATTGGAGTTCGGCGCGGCGATCGCGTCGGACACCGCGCCACTCCACGACATGGTCGCCGCCCTGCTGGACGCGGGCTGCGCCGTCCACGCGCTGCGCGACCCGACCCGCGGCGGGGTGGCCTCGACCCTCAACGAGATCGCCGCGGCCTCCGGGGTGGGCATTCGCCTGGACGAGCGGGCGCTGCCCGTGCCGGGGCCGGTGCGGGCCGCCTGCGAGATCCTGGGCATGGACCCGCTCTACATCGCCAACGAGGGCAAACTGGTGGCCCTGGTGGCCCGCGAGGATGCCGAGCGCGCCCTGGCGATCCTGCGGGCGCATCCCCTCGGCGCGCGGGCGGCGATCATCGGCGAGGTCACCGCCGAGCACCCGGGGGTGGTGGTGGCGCGCACGGGCATCGGCGGCACGCGAGTGGTGGATATGCAGGTGGGCGAGCAGTTGCCGCGCATCTGCTGA
- the hypD gene encoding hydrogenase formation protein HypD → MKYLDEFRNPEVAARLLEEIRRVITRPWAIMEVCGGQTHSIIRNGIDQLLPPEIELIHGPGCPVCVTPLEIIDKALAIAARPEVTFCSFGDMLRVPGSNSDLFQVKSSGGDVRIVYSPLDAVRLAQQRPDREVVFFGIGFETTAPANAMAVVQAERLGLTNFSMLVSHVLVPPAISAIMESPRNRVQAFLAAGHVCSVMGTWQYGPLVERYGVPIVVTGFEPLDILEGIRRAVTQLEAGRAELENAYPRAVRPEGNQPAQAVLEQVFEVTDRTWRGIGMIPQSGWRLRERYRRFDAEARFEVGHINTAESPLCRSGEVLQGLLKPNQCPAFGKQCTPRTPLGATMVSSEGACAAYYQYGRFIPAGDVEVAR, encoded by the coding sequence GTGAAGTACCTCGATGAGTTCCGCAATCCCGAGGTGGCCGCCCGGCTACTCGAGGAGATCCGGCGCGTCATCACCCGGCCCTGGGCGATTATGGAGGTCTGTGGCGGCCAGACCCACTCGATCATCCGCAACGGCATTGATCAGTTGCTCCCGCCGGAGATCGAACTGATCCACGGCCCGGGCTGCCCGGTCTGCGTGACGCCGCTGGAGATCATTGATAAAGCCCTGGCGATTGCCGCTCGTCCCGAGGTGACCTTCTGCTCCTTTGGCGATATGCTGCGGGTGCCCGGCAGTAATAGCGACCTGTTTCAGGTGAAGAGCAGTGGCGGTGACGTGCGGATCGTCTACTCGCCGCTCGACGCGGTGCGGCTGGCCCAGCAGCGCCCCGACCGCGAGGTGGTGTTCTTTGGCATCGGCTTCGAGACCACTGCGCCCGCCAACGCCATGGCCGTCGTGCAGGCCGAACGGCTGGGGCTGACCAACTTCTCGATGCTGGTCTCGCACGTGCTGGTGCCGCCGGCGATCAGCGCGATTATGGAGTCGCCCAGGAACCGCGTGCAGGCCTTCCTGGCCGCCGGTCACGTGTGCAGCGTCATGGGCACCTGGCAGTACGGGCCGCTGGTCGAACGCTACGGCGTGCCGATTGTGGTGACGGGCTTCGAGCCGCTGGATATTCTGGAGGGCATTCGCCGGGCGGTGACGCAACTCGAAGCCGGGCGCGCCGAGCTGGAGAACGCCTATCCGCGGGCGGTGCGGCCCGAGGGCAACCAGCCCGCCCAGGCGGTGCTCGAGCAGGTCTTCGAGGTCACCGACCGGACCTGGCGGGGCATCGGTATGATTCCCCAGAGCGGCTGGCGTCTGCGCGAGCGCTACCGGCGCTTCGACGCCGAGGCGCGCTTCGAGGTGGGCCACATCAACACCGCCGAGTCGCCCCTGTGCCGCAGCGGCGAGGTGCTCCAGGGGCTGCTCAAGCCCAACCAGTGCCCCGCCTTTGGCAAGCAGTGCACCCCTCGCACCCCCCTGGGAGCCACGATGGTCTCCAGTGAGGGCGCCTGCGCAGCCTACTACCAGTACGGGCGCTTTATCCCCGCCGGGGACGTGGAGGTCGCGCGATGA
- a CDS encoding HypC/HybG/HupF family hydrogenase formation chaperone: protein MCLGIPGRVIAISDVDGVRMGKVDFDGIVKDVCLSYLPDIQVGDYTIVHVGFAITQLDEQSAKETLALFHELGMLEEELRQDDEEATA, encoded by the coding sequence ATGTGCCTGGGCATCCCCGGCAGGGTGATTGCCATTAGCGACGTTGACGGCGTGCGCATGGGCAAGGTAGACTTCGATGGCATTGTCAAGGATGTCTGCCTGAGCTACCTGCCCGACATCCAGGTCGGCGATTACACCATCGTCCACGTCGGCTTCGCGATTACGCAACTTGATGAGCAATCGGCGAAAGAGACCCTGGCGCTGTTTCATGAACTGGGCATGCTCGAAGAGGAGTTGCGCCAGGACGATGAGGAGGCAACGGCGTGA
- a CDS encoding NHL repeat-containing protein, with protein MANWTPSLRLGAESPGGLALPAARPTPAQLYAPRGVYLDDERLVVADTGNHRVLIWRGLPDHNGAPADVVLGQPDFTSEGPAAGGRGPANGMHLPTGVLVVAGRLYVADAWHHRVLVWERVPERLAEPPDYALGQTGLNAVEPNRGGAPDALSLYWPYGLGWSAGWFYVADTGNRRVLGWRGLPEPGRAPDLILGQPMPTAHDENRGGPPGPASFRWPHAIAGDATTLYVADAGNHRVLGWSPPPEADRPADLVLGQPDFASSSELAHVPQGPRRLRFPYALALEGQRLAVADTANNRVLLWNHAPRRGAFAPADVVLGQANFDDHGENRWRAVASDTLCWPYGLWLHHRRLAIADSGNNRVMIWTLDGPGKGGG; from the coding sequence ATGGCCAACTGGACACCCTCTCTGCGCCTGGGGGCCGAATCACCGGGGGGGCTGGCGCTGCCCGCGGCCCGGCCCACCCCCGCGCAACTCTACGCGCCCCGCGGGGTCTACCTGGATGATGAGCGGCTGGTAGTGGCCGATACGGGCAACCATCGCGTGTTGATCTGGCGCGGGCTGCCCGACCATAACGGCGCGCCCGCCGACGTGGTGCTGGGCCAGCCGGATTTTACCAGCGAGGGGCCCGCCGCAGGCGGGCGCGGCCCGGCCAATGGCATGCACCTGCCCACCGGGGTGCTGGTGGTCGCCGGGCGGCTCTATGTCGCCGATGCCTGGCACCACCGCGTGCTGGTGTGGGAACGTGTGCCGGAACGCCTGGCCGAGCCACCTGACTACGCCCTCGGCCAGACCGGCCTCAACGCAGTTGAGCCAAACCGCGGCGGCGCGCCCGACGCACTGAGCCTCTACTGGCCCTACGGCCTCGGCTGGAGCGCCGGGTGGTTCTACGTCGCCGACACCGGCAACCGGCGCGTGCTGGGCTGGCGCGGCCTGCCGGAACCCGGTCGCGCGCCCGATCTGATCCTGGGCCAGCCCATGCCCACCGCCCACGACGAGAACCGGGGCGGCCCCCCCGGTCCGGCCAGTTTCCGCTGGCCGCACGCCATCGCTGGCGACGCAACTACGCTCTACGTCGCCGACGCGGGCAACCACCGCGTGCTGGGCTGGTCGCCCCCGCCTGAAGCCGACCGCCCGGCCGATCTGGTGCTCGGCCAGCCCGATTTTGCCAGCAGCAGCGAACTGGCCCACGTGCCCCAGGGCCCCCGCCGCCTGCGCTTTCCCTACGCCCTGGCCCTCGAAGGCCAGCGCCTGGCCGTGGCCGATACCGCCAACAACCGCGTGCTGCTCTGGAACCACGCGCCGCGGAGGGGGGCCTTCGCGCCCGCCGATGTGGTGCTGGGCCAGGCCAACTTCGACGACCACGGAGAAAACCGCTGGCGCGCCGTCGCCTCCGATACCCTCTGCTGGCCCTACGGTCTCTGGTTGCACCATCGGCGCCTGGCAATCGCCGATTCGGGCAATAATCGTGTTATGATCTGGACACTCGATGGCCCCGGGAAAGGAGGTGGGTGA